DNA from Borreliella garinii:
GTTTTTATATACTATTAGATTATATGTATACATATAATCTAATAGTATATAAAAACTTCAAAAATCAATCAAATAAAAAGACACAAAAAGCCAAAAAACAAGAATCCCTTGCTAGAAACTCAAATAAATACTAGCTATAATAACTAAAATAGAAATAAAGAATTCAATAATAAATAGCGGTAAAACAAATTTAAACCACACACCATAACTTAATTTAGATATCCCTAATGCAGCCATTAGAACTCCGCTTGTAGGTGTTATTAAATTAATAAGTCCAGATGAAGTTTGCATAGCAATAACAACCGAAGACCTTGGCATTGACAAAAAATCAGCAAGTGGCGCCATTATTGACATAGTTAAACTAGCATGACCCGATGAAGATGGAACAATAAATCCTATAAATATTTGAATAATTTCATTCAAAATGACAAAAAAAGGTCTTGGAAGATTATATAAAAAATTAGTAGCGGCGTTTAATATCGTAGCTGTAATCAAACCATCATCACATACTATCATAACACCTCTAGCAAGCCCAATAACCAGAGCTGCTGTTATTAGACCTTCAGAACCTTTCACAAACGCATCCCACATCTCAGATTCACCCAATCTACAAATAAAAGCCGATATAATAGCAACTCCAAGATACAACATTGTCATTTCTTGCATCCACCAACCAAACTGAATAATACCAAACATCAAAACAAATATCATAAATCCAAATAAAAGTAAAACTAATTTATGAGCAAAAGTAAGTTCAAGAATATTTTCAGCATTATCTCCAGTAGAAATTCCATTTTTTTTAACAAAATATTCATAATGTTCATTTTTTTGAGAATACACAAGCGACTTTGAGGGATCCTTTTGAATTTTAGATGCATAAGCACAAACATAAATTATAGCAACTAATACTGATACAAAATAAAGAACAACTCTAAAATAAAATCCATCCTGCAAACTAATAGAAGCTATTGCCGATGCAATTCCTGTAGCAAATGGATTTACAGTAGAAGCCATAGTGCCCACTCCAGCTCCCAAAGCAATAATAGCGGCTCCAACAAGACTATCATAACCCAAAGCCACTATCAAAGGAATCATAACAAAATAAAAAGGAAGAGCCTCTTCACTCATTCCGGTTACAGTTCCACCAATTGAAAAAATAAACATTAGCAAAGAAATAAGTAATTTATCTCTATGGCCCAACTTCTTGATTAAACAATAAATTCCTGCATCTATTGCTCCTGTTTTCATAATAACCCCATAAGCGCCTCCAACAATTAAAACAAAAATAATAACTTCGGCTGCATGTTCCATCCCTTTTGACATTGCAGTTAAAATAGTAACAATAGGATGTAAAAATCCTCTGGGGCCTCTATCTACAAGCTGATAAGTTCCAGCAACGACTATCTCTTGTTTAGATCCATCACCTATTTGCTTAAATTCTTTATCAAACTTACCAGCAGGAATTATATATGTTAAGATGGTAACGAATATAATTAAAGAGAATATTATTGTAAAACTACTTGGAATTTTAATCATAACATTCACTCCTCCTAAATAATTTCATATAAATAAATTGCTGTTATCCTAAAGTCGCTACCATAATAGCTTTAATGGTATGTACTCTATTTTCAGCAACATCAAAAACAACTGAATTTTTACTTTCAAAAATTTCTTCTGTAACTTCGATTCCATTAATTCCATATTTATCAAAAATGTCTTTACCGATCACAGTATTTAAATCGTGAAAAGCAGGTAAACAATGCATAAATATTGCATCATCTTTTGCCATATCCATAATCTCTTTATTGACCTGATAAGGCCTTAGAAGATTTATTCTATCTTCCCAATTATTTTCGCCCATAGATACCCACACATCCGTATACACAACATCAGCGCATTTAACAGCTTCTTCTTTAGAATCTGCAATTGTAATTTTACCTCCACTATCTAGAGCTAAAGACTTAGCCTTAAGCATCAAATTAGAGTCTGGAAAAAGCTCTTTAGGAGCAAAAATTCTGAAATCGAGCCCCATAATAGCACAACCTTTCAATAAAGAATTGGCAACATTCCCCCTGCCATCACCACAAAATACTATTTTAATCCCCTTTAAACTTCCTTTATGCTCTTCTATTGTCATTAAATCGGCTAATATTTGGGTTGGGTGAGCAGTATCTGTCAATCCATTGTAAACAGGAACATTGGAATAATTCGCCAAACATTCAACAGTCTGTTGAGAAAACCCTCTAAACCCAATGGCATCATACATACGCCCTAAAACTCTAGCGGTATCTATCATGGACTCTTTTACGCCTATTTGATTGCCTTTAGAACCTAAATACGTAACATTTGCCCCTTGATCATACGCTGCAATCTCAAAAGCACACCGAGTTCTTGTTGAATCTTTCTCAAAGATTATAACTATATTTTTACCTTTAAGCTTCTGCACTTCAATTCCTGCATATTTTGATTTTTTTAAATCAATCGATAAATCAAGTAAATATCTAATATCTTTGCTTGTAAAATCTAAAAGATTTAAAAAGCTCCTATTTCGTAAATTATACATAATAACCCCTAACATTTACAATCGGTTTTTAAAACCTTTATTTAGCTTATTTAGCTCAAATATTAATATCCTCTCTTACTAAAGGCATAGACATACACCTTGGACCACCACGACCCCTTGAAAGCTCGCTAGACGGAATTCTATGAACTTTAATACCATTTTCCTCAAACAACTTATTAGTTACATGATTTCTAGAATAAGCAATTACTTCTCCCGGAGCTATAGCCAAAATATTAGCACCATCATTCCATTGTTCTCTTGCACCATGTATTAAGTCTCCACCTGCACATTTTATTATGTCAATCTTTCTGCCAAGATAAAAGCTTAAAACATCTCTAAGTCTAGCTTTTTCTTCTTTAACATGAATTTTACTGGAACTTGAATTACAAGTTAAAGCATAAATTGAGAAATACATATCATCACTCGTAAAACTTGTAAAAACATTATAATCAATTTGAGTAAAAACTGTATCTAAATGCATATAAGCCCTATTTTTTGGAATCTTAAAAGCCAAAATTGTGTTAAATGAAGTCTTATTTTCAAAAAGACTAATAGCTAATTTTTCTACAGACTCCGCTTCTGTTCTTTCCGAAATTCCAATAACTAAAATATCTTTGCTTAACACAAACTCATCTCCACCTTCCAAAGAAGTCTCTGCCCATCTATTAAACCAAATTGGAACATTTTCTTTATAAATGGGATGGTATTTAAAAATATACTCTGCAAATATTGTCTCTCTATGTCTAACCTTATTAGACATTTTATTTATTGTAATCCCATTACCAATGCTAGCAAAAGGATCCCTGGTAAATAAAACATTAGGCATAGGATCAATAATAAAAAGACTTGTACTATTAACTAAATCATCAAGAGAAGATACATAATTTTTAAGCTCTTTACTTACAACACCCGAAATCATTTTAGAGACCATATTATCAATAGTTAAACTAGAAAAATAATCTTTTAAAATATTAATTGTATTATCTGTTTTTATTCCTGCCTCCAGAATAAATTGAGATATAAATTTATCTTTGAGCTCTACAGAAGAAGCAAGAACCTCGCTAACAAGATCCTCAACATACTCAATTTCAACTGAATTATTTTTTAAAGTATTTGCAAAAACTTCATGCTCTTGTCTTGCGACTTTAAGGTAAGGAATGTCATCAAATAAAAATTTTTTCATAATAAAAGGTGTCAAATTTTCTAATTCTTCTCCTGGCCTATGAAGCAAAACTTTTTTCAAACGACCTATTTCAGAAAATATATTTATTGGATTTAAATATCCCTCCATCGATTCCCCCTTTATGAAAATTGCCATATATTAAAATATTATAGTTTATATTAAAAAATATCAATTATTTATTAAAGTTTTTAAAAAAATATTATAAATGTATAAAAAATTACCAAAAACAAAAAAAGAAGTTTTAAAATAGGCATTTAAATAAAAAACATTTACAAGAATTATGCTAAAATACTACCATGAAGAAGAAAATTAATAGATTAATATTAATGTTAACTATGCACATCTTACTATTCTCTTGTTCCTTGATTACAAATAATAAGCCAAAAAATCTAAGCACATCAGAAATCATATTAACACAAAAAACACCACTGGAAAGTTCTTTAATAAAGAATCCTTCTAGCACAGAATATCGAATACCAATATCTAGTATCCAAGAAATTTTAAACAATAGCGATAATTCCCTTTTAATAAAACAAACAGCAGTAAAAATCAAAATAAACCCACAAAAACTAGAAGAAATAAAAAACTATTTAAATGCTTATAAAAATTATTTAAATAATGAGGCAGAATGGATAAAGTTCATAGATCAAAGCAGCGTCAATGGCAATCTAATAATTAAAATTGATACTGCTTTTGAAAAAAAAATAAATTTTAATTATACAAATTCAGATACTAAAAATTTGACAGAATTA
Protein-coding regions in this window:
- a CDS encoding YfcC family protein; its protein translation is MIKIPSSFTIIFSLIIFVTILTYIIPAGKFDKEFKQIGDGSKQEIVVAGTYQLVDRGPRGFLHPIVTILTAMSKGMEHAAEVIIFVLIVGGAYGVIMKTGAIDAGIYCLIKKLGHRDKLLISLLMFIFSIGGTVTGMSEEALPFYFVMIPLIVALGYDSLVGAAIIALGAGVGTMASTVNPFATGIASAIASISLQDGFYFRVVLYFVSVLVAIIYVCAYASKIQKDPSKSLVYSQKNEHYEYFVKKNGISTGDNAENILELTFAHKLVLLLFGFMIFVLMFGIIQFGWWMQEMTMLYLGVAIISAFICRLGESEMWDAFVKGSEGLITAALVIGLARGVMIVCDDGLITATILNAATNFLYNLPRPFFVILNEIIQIFIGFIVPSSSGHASLTMSIMAPLADFLSMPRSSVVIAMQTSSGLINLITPTSGVLMAALGISKLSYGVWFKFVLPLFIIEFFISILVIIASIYLSF
- the argF gene encoding ornithine carbamoyltransferase: MYNLRNRSFLNLLDFTSKDIRYLLDLSIDLKKSKYAGIEVQKLKGKNIVIIFEKDSTRTRCAFEIAAYDQGANVTYLGSKGNQIGVKESMIDTARVLGRMYDAIGFRGFSQQTVECLANYSNVPVYNGLTDTAHPTQILADLMTIEEHKGSLKGIKIVFCGDGRGNVANSLLKGCAIMGLDFRIFAPKELFPDSNLMLKAKSLALDSGGKITIADSKEEAVKCADVVYTDVWVSMGENNWEDRINLLRPYQVNKEIMDMAKDDAIFMHCLPAFHDLNTVIGKDIFDKYGINGIEVTEEIFESKNSVVFDVAENRVHTIKAIMVATLG
- the arcA gene encoding arginine deiminase encodes the protein MEGYLNPINIFSEIGRLKKVLLHRPGEELENLTPFIMKKFLFDDIPYLKVARQEHEVFANTLKNNSVEIEYVEDLVSEVLASSVELKDKFISQFILEAGIKTDNTINILKDYFSSLTIDNMVSKMISGVVSKELKNYVSSLDDLVNSTSLFIIDPMPNVLFTRDPFASIGNGITINKMSNKVRHRETIFAEYIFKYHPIYKENVPIWFNRWAETSLEGGDEFVLSKDILVIGISERTEAESVEKLAISLFENKTSFNTILAFKIPKNRAYMHLDTVFTQIDYNVFTSFTSDDMYFSIYALTCNSSSSKIHVKEEKARLRDVLSFYLGRKIDIIKCAGGDLIHGAREQWNDGANILAIAPGEVIAYSRNHVTNKLFEENGIKVHRIPSSELSRGRGGPRCMSMPLVREDINI